In a genomic window of Methanogenium sp. S4BF:
- a CDS encoding phosphoglycolate phosphatase, which translates to MNTSFSCDITAVITDLDGTLTDKRRRISTDAIECIRTLTDSGIPVILASGNTLCSMTILAKMIGTDGTVICENGGTYRIGFDGEEHIIGDLSACRRAFSFLQQHYEEQGEVLQLYSPEYRLADVAFARTVDPADVRMLLSDFPVRVLDTGFAIHLQTEGVTKGTAFLKICEVIGRSPQEFLAVGDSQNDIEMIQAAGCGAVVRNCSEDICNAADYVSGKMYGEGFVDAVKNVFPLLF; encoded by the coding sequence ATGAATACATCTTTTTCCTGTGATATCACAGCAGTTATTACCGATCTTGATGGCACACTGACTGATAAACGCAGGCGTATCAGCACTGATGCGATTGAGTGCATCAGGACACTGACAGATTCGGGCATTCCTGTTATTCTTGCAAGCGGCAACACGCTCTGTTCAATGACAATTCTCGCCAAGATGATTGGAACCGATGGAACAGTCATCTGTGAAAACGGCGGTACATACCGGATTGGATTCGATGGTGAGGAGCACATTATCGGCGATCTGTCAGCATGCAGGAGAGCATTCTCATTCCTCCAGCAGCATTATGAAGAACAGGGAGAGGTGCTGCAGTTGTACAGTCCCGAATATCGCCTTGCAGACGTTGCATTTGCACGTACTGTTGATCCGGCTGATGTCCGGATGCTGCTCTCGGATTTTCCCGTGCGTGTACTGGATACGGGGTTTGCCATCCATCTGCAGACTGAAGGGGTGACGAAAGGTACGGCGTTTTTAAAGATTTGTGAGGTGATTGGCAGATCCCCTCAGGAATTCCTGGCAGTCGGCGATTCTCAGAATGATATAGAAATGATTCAGGCAGCTGGGTGTGGTGCGGTTGTGCGCAACTGCAGTGAAGATATCTGCAATGCCGCAGACTATGTGTCCGGAAAAATGTATGGTGAAGGGTTTGTTGATGCGGTAAAAAATGTGTTCCCTTTACTTTTTTGA
- the radA gene encoding DNA repair and recombination protein RadA: MAELEIEDLPGVGPTTADKLRDGGYTTIEGIATASYADLAEAAEIGEATAKKMIREARKMADIGGFKTGTAVLEERKEVRKLKSLVPDFDELLGGGLETKSITEFYGEFGSGKSQISHQMAVNAQLPEEYGGLNASCIYIDTENTFRPERIEQMVNGLDLDIEVPPIEQFLERIHVAKGYTSDHQMLLVDSARELAGELRETEHPVRLFIVDSLTAHFRAEYSGRGTLSVRQQKLNKHMYDLAKLAEEHNAVVLVTNQVQSNPAVFFGDPTKPVGGNIVGHASKFRIYLRKSKGGKRVAKLVDSPSLPDGEAAFLVDETGMKPL, from the coding sequence ATGGCAGAACTTGAAATTGAAGATCTCCCTGGAGTCGGACCAACAACCGCTGATAAACTCAGGGACGGCGGATATACGACGATTGAAGGCATTGCAACAGCATCGTATGCTGACCTTGCCGAAGCAGCAGAGATCGGTGAGGCCACAGCAAAGAAGATGATCCGTGAAGCACGGAAGATGGCTGACATTGGTGGATTCAAGACCGGAACTGCTGTGCTTGAGGAGCGAAAAGAAGTCCGGAAACTGAAAAGTCTGGTTCCGGATTTTGATGAGTTGCTGGGGGGCGGCCTTGAAACAAAATCGATAACAGAATTTTACGGTGAGTTTGGATCCGGAAAGAGTCAGATCTCACATCAGATGGCCGTGAATGCACAGCTTCCGGAAGAATATGGTGGCCTGAATGCATCCTGCATTTACATTGATACGGAAAATACATTCCGCCCTGAACGAATTGAACAGATGGTGAACGGGCTGGACCTTGATATTGAAGTGCCTCCCATAGAGCAGTTTCTGGAACGGATTCACGTGGCAAAAGGATACACCTCTGATCACCAGATGCTTCTGGTTGACAGTGCACGTGAACTGGCGGGAGAGCTGCGCGAGACTGAACATCCGGTCCGGCTGTTTATAGTTGACTCGCTGACGGCTCATTTCCGTGCAGAATACTCCGGCCGGGGAACACTGTCTGTCCGGCAGCAGAAACTAAACAAGCACATGTACGATCTTGCCAAACTGGCAGAAGAACATAATGCGGTTGTTCTCGTTACGAACCAGGTGCAGTCGAACCCGGCTGTCTTCTTCGGAGACCCGACGAAACCGGTTGGTGGAAATATTGTTGGGCATGCATCAAAGTTCAGAATTTATCTTCGGAAAAGTAAGGGCGGCAAACGCGTTGCAAAATTAGTCGACAGCCCAAGTCTCCCTGATGGTGAAGCAGCATTCCTTGTGGATGAAACCGGAATGAAACCGCTCTGA